One genomic region from Myxocyprinus asiaticus isolate MX2 ecotype Aquarium Trade chromosome 27, UBuf_Myxa_2, whole genome shotgun sequence encodes:
- the LOC127418017 gene encoding E3 ubiquitin-protein transferase RMND5B-like, with protein MEQCACVERELEKVLHRFVMYGHQSEERLDELLRNVCELRSRLVAYGVQDADLSVLHQTMAQCCKEIKETVQMLASRHKDIHGSVSKVGKAIDRNFDAEVSAVVADNVWESAERQKYLSETIVEHLYRQGMLSVAEDLCQESGVVIDMSMKQPFLELNRILEALRTQDLRPALEWAVTNRQRLLDLNSTLEFKLHRLYFISLLNGGIGKQQEALQYARHFQPFASQHQRDIQILMGSLVYLRHGIENSPYRSLLETDQWAEICNIFTRDACALLGLSVESPLSVSFASGCMALPVLMNIKQVIEQRQCSGVWTHKDELPIEIDLGKKCWYHSVFACPILRQQTSESNPPMKLICGHVISRDALNKLTNAGKLKCPYCPMEQNPSDAKQIFF; from the exons ATGGAGCAGTGTGCGTGTGTGGAGCGTGAGCTGGAGAAGGTGCTACACAGGTTTGTCATGTATGGACACCAGTCGGAGGAACGGCTGGACGAACTCCTCAGGAATGTCTGTGAACTGCGGAGCCGACTGGTCGCCTACG GTGTGCAAGATGCAGATTTGTCAGTGCTCCATCAAACAATGGCCCAGTGCTGCAAGGAAATTAAAGAGACAGTGCAGATGCTGGCCTCCAGGCATAAGGACATCCACGGCAGTGTGTCGAAAGTGGGCAAAGCTATCGACCGA AACTTTGATGCGGAGGTGAGTGCAGTTGTTGCtgataatgtttgggagtctgcAGAGAGGCAGAAATACCTCAGTGAAACCATCGTAGAACACCTGTACAGACAAGGCATGCTGAGTGTTGCGGAAGACCTCTGTCAG GAATCTGGTGTAGTAATTGACATGAGCATGAAACAGCCATTTCTGGAGCTCAATCGTATTTTAGAAGCTTTAAGAACACAAGATCTCAGACCAGCACTAGA GTGGGCGGTGACAAACCGTCAGCGGCTCCTGGATCTGAACAGCACCCTCGAGTTTAAGCTGCACAGACTTTATTTCATCAGCCTGCTCAACGGGGGCATCGGCAAACAGCAGGAAGCTTTACAGTACGCACGGCATTTCCAGCCGTTTGCCTCGCAGCATCAGAGAG ATATTCAGATCTTAATGGGTAGTTTGGTGTACCTTCGTCACGGGATCGAGAACTCGCCATACCGCAGTCTGCTGGAGACAGATCAGTGGGCAGAGATCTGTAACATCTTTACACGGGACGCTTGCGCGCTGCTTGGACTCTCTGTAGAATCCCCACTCAGTGTCAG TTTTGCATCCGGCTGTATGGCGCTGCCTGTGCTTATGAACATCAAACAGGTTATTGAACAGAGACAGTGCAGTGGAGTCTGGACACATAAGGATGAACTGCCA attgAAATAGACCTGGGGAAGAAGTGCTGGTATCACTCAGTGTTTGCCTGCCCTATCCTGAGGCAGCAGACGTCAGAGAGTAATCCACCCATGAAGCTCATCTGTGGGCATGTCATATCCAGAGATGCGCTTAACAAACTCACCAATGCTGGAAA GCTTAAATGTCCTTACTGTCCAATGGAGCAGAATCCTTCAGATGCCAAACAGATCTTCTTCTGA